CGCGCCGTGGTCTCGAGCGGGGTATGAACACCCTCGCCGACGCCGTCAAGGTGACCCTCGGCCCCAAGGGCCGCAACGTCGTCCTGGAGAAGAAGTGGGGCGCGCCGACGATCACCAACGACGGCGTCTCCATCGCTAAGGAGATCGAGCTCGAGGACCCGTGGGAGAAGATCGGGGCCGAGCTCGTCAAGGAAGTTGCCAAGAAGACCGACGACGTGGCCGGTGACGGCACCACGACCGCGACCGTGCTCGCCCAGGCACTGGTCCGCGAGGGTCTGCGCAACGTCGCCGCCGGGGCCAACCCGATGGGCCTCAAGCGAGGCATCGAGGCCGCCGTCGACCGGGTGACCGAGCAGCTCGCCCAGGCCGCCAAGGACGTCGAGACCAAGGAGCAGATCGCCTCTGTGGCGGCCGTCTCCGCCGGTGGCGACGCGAGCGTCGGCGAGATCATCGCCGAGGCGATGGACAAGGTCGGCAAGGAAGGCGTCATCACCGTCGAGGAGAGCAACACCTTCGGGCTCGAGCTCGAGCTCACCGAGGGTATGCGCTTCGACAAGGGCTACATCTCGCCGTACTTCTGGACCGACGCCGAGCGCATGGAGGCCGTCCTCGACGACCCCTACGTTCTCGTCTACAACGGCAAGATCTCCGCGGTGAAGGACATGCTCCCGCTGCTGGAGAAGGTCATGCAGTCCGGCAAGACCCTGGCGATCATCGCCGAGGACGTCGAGGGCGAGGCCCTGGCCACGCTCGTCGTCAACAAGGTCCGCGGCACGTTCAAGTCGGTCGCCGTCAAGGCTCCCGGCTTCGGTGACCGCCGCAAGGCCATGCTCGGCGACATCGCCATCCTCACCGGTGGCCAGGTCATCTCCGAGGAGGTCGGCCTGAAGCTGGAGACCGCTGGTCTCGACCTGCTCGGCCGCGCCCGCAAGGTCACCGTCACCAAGGACGAGACGACGATCGTCGAGGGTGCCGGCGACCCCGAGCAGATCGCCGGCCGGGTCAGCCAGATCCGCGCCGAGATCGAGCGCAGCGACTCCGACTACGACCGCGAGAAGCTGCAGGAGCGGCTGGCCAAGCTGGCCGGCGGCGTCGCGGTGATCAAGGTCGGCGCCGCCACCGAGGTGGAGCTGAAGGAGCGCAAGCACCGCATCGAGGACGCCGTTCGCGCGGCGAAGGCCTCGGTCGAGGAGGGCATCGTCGCCGGCGGCGGCGTGGCGCTCGTCCAGGCCGGCAAGAAGGCCTTCGACAAGCTCGACCTCGAAGGTGACGAGGCCACCGGCGCCAACATCGTCAAGGTGGCGCTCGAGGCTCCGCTGAAGCAGATCGCGATCAACGCCGGCCTCGAGGGTGGCGTCGTCGCGGAGAAGGTCCGCGGACTCCCCGACGGCCACGGCCTCAACGCCGCGACCGGCGAGTACGTCGACCTGCTCGCGGCGGGCGTGCCCGACCCGGCCAAGGTCGTGCGTTCGGCGCTGCAGAACGCCGCGTCCATCGCCGGCCTGTTCCTCACCACCGAAGCGGTCGTGGCGGACAAGCCGGAGAAGGAGAAGGCCCCGGCGGGCGGCGGCATGCCCGACGGCGGAGGCATGGACTTCTGAGTTCGCTCGAAGCCCGGCAACTCCCGTAGCACCCGACAGAGGCGGTCCCGGAACCTTCCGGGGCCGCCTCTTCGTGTGTCCTCCTTGTCCCGCACGGCCGCCCCTTCGTGCGTCCTCGCGCCCCTGCACGGCAGGATCAGGGCATGGCCACCACGACATCCGCAGACCACCTCGATCGAGCGCGCGCCCTGCTCGCCGCCCATCCGCTGGTCGACGGGCACAACGACCTGCCGATCGCGATGCGGCACGCCAGCGCGTACGACTTCGACAAGGTGGACATCGCCGTCGACCAGCCACGGCTGCAGACCGACATCCCGCGGCTGCGTCAGGGTCAGGTCGGCGCGCAGTTCTGGTCGGTCTACGTGCCGAGCCGGTTGCAGGGCGACCACGCGGTCTCGGCGACGCTGGAGCAGATCGACGCCGTGCACGCGATGGTGGGCCGGTACGCCGGCACGTTCGGGCTGGCGACCACCGCCGACGAGGTGGAGCAGGTCTTCACATCCGGCCGGATCGCATCCCTGATGGGCATGGAGGGCGGCCACTCCATCGACTCTTCGCTGGCCACGCTCCGCGCGATGCACGCGCTCGGTGTGCGGTACATGACGCTCACCCACAACGACAACGTGCCGTGGGCGGACTCGGCGACCGACGAGCCGGCTGTCGGTGGGCTGTCCCGGTTCGGGCTGGAGGTCGTCGCGGAGATGAACCGGCTGGGCATGCTCGTCGACCTGTCCCACGTCTCCGCGGACACCATGCGGGCGGCCCTGGCAGGCAGCGAGGCACCGGTGATCTTCTCCCACTCCTCGGCCCGCGCGGTGTGCGACGTGGCGCGGAACGTTCCCGACGACGTGCTCGCCCTGCTGCCGGCGAACGGCGGCGTGTGCATGGTGACGTTCGTACCGGAGTTCGTCTCGCCGACGTGCGCACTGTGGCGGACGGAGGCTGCGGAGGCAGCACGGGCACAGGGCGTCAGCCCGACCGACCTCGGCGCGTTCTTCGAGTTCACCCGGGAATGGCGCAACGAGCACCCCAAGCCGGATGCCACGCTGGCCGACGTGATGGCGCATGTCGAGCACGTACGCGAGGTCGCCGGCGTCGACCACATCGGCCTGGGCGGCGACTACGACGGGACCGACACGTTCCCGGTGGGGCTCGGTGACGTGTCGGGCTACCCGCGGCTGTTCGCGGCGCTGCTGGAGCGCGGCTGGTCCGAGCAGGACCTCGCCAAACTGGCCGGCGCCAACGCCATCCGGGCGCTCCGGGACGCCGAGGCCGTCTCCCGTGATCTGCGCACGCGCCGCGGCCCGTCCATCGCGACCATCGACTCCCTCGACGGCACCCCCTGACCCGCCCTGAGCTCAGTAGCCCTGGAGGTACAGGTCGGGA
This Actinopolymorpha cephalotaxi DNA region includes the following protein-coding sequences:
- the groL gene encoding chaperonin GroEL (60 kDa chaperone family; promotes refolding of misfolded polypeptides especially under stressful conditions; forms two stacked rings of heptamers to form a barrel-shaped 14mer; ends can be capped by GroES; misfolded proteins enter the barrel where they are refolded when GroES binds); protein product: MPKIISFNEDARRGLERGMNTLADAVKVTLGPKGRNVVLEKKWGAPTITNDGVSIAKEIELEDPWEKIGAELVKEVAKKTDDVAGDGTTTATVLAQALVREGLRNVAAGANPMGLKRGIEAAVDRVTEQLAQAAKDVETKEQIASVAAVSAGGDASVGEIIAEAMDKVGKEGVITVEESNTFGLELELTEGMRFDKGYISPYFWTDAERMEAVLDDPYVLVYNGKISAVKDMLPLLEKVMQSGKTLAIIAEDVEGEALATLVVNKVRGTFKSVAVKAPGFGDRRKAMLGDIAILTGGQVISEEVGLKLETAGLDLLGRARKVTVTKDETTIVEGAGDPEQIAGRVSQIRAEIERSDSDYDREKLQERLAKLAGGVAVIKVGAATEVELKERKHRIEDAVRAAKASVEEGIVAGGGVALVQAGKKAFDKLDLEGDEATGANIVKVALEAPLKQIAINAGLEGGVVAEKVRGLPDGHGLNAATGEYVDLLAAGVPDPAKVVRSALQNAASIAGLFLTTEAVVADKPEKEKAPAGGGMPDGGGMDF
- a CDS encoding dipeptidase gives rise to the protein MATTTSADHLDRARALLAAHPLVDGHNDLPIAMRHASAYDFDKVDIAVDQPRLQTDIPRLRQGQVGAQFWSVYVPSRLQGDHAVSATLEQIDAVHAMVGRYAGTFGLATTADEVEQVFTSGRIASLMGMEGGHSIDSSLATLRAMHALGVRYMTLTHNDNVPWADSATDEPAVGGLSRFGLEVVAEMNRLGMLVDLSHVSADTMRAALAGSEAPVIFSHSSARAVCDVARNVPDDVLALLPANGGVCMVTFVPEFVSPTCALWRTEAAEAARAQGVSPTDLGAFFEFTREWRNEHPKPDATLADVMAHVEHVREVAGVDHIGLGGDYDGTDTFPVGLGDVSGYPRLFAALLERGWSEQDLAKLAGANAIRALRDAEAVSRDLRTRRGPSIATIDSLDGTP